The sequence TTCCTTTCAATTTTCTATAAAATAAATGTTATATTCTTAGCTTATTAAAAAATCATTCAATGTCAATATTCAATTCATCAAATCGAGATCTCATCTTTCAATTTTTCAAATGTTTTTTCACCAATCCCGCTAATCTTCTTAAGATCCTCAATGGCTTTAAATGGTCCATTTTGCTCCCGAAATTCGATGATCGCATCCGCTTTAGACGGTCCAATTCCAGTGAGTGTCTGTAATTCACTTTGAGACGCTTTATTAATATTAATTTTCCCATCACCTTTTTCTACTCCTATTCCTCTCCCATTGGTTACATCAATTATTTCTTCTCCCACAACAGGAAAGTATAAAACCATTTCATCCTCTAATTTCATCGCTAAATTAATGCTATTTTGATCAGCATGTTCAAGTAGTCCACCAGCCCTTTCAATTACATCCTTCACTCGATCGCCTGGTTGGCACTCATAAACTCCTGGGGAATGGACGGCCCCTTTAACATCAACTACAATTTTTTCCTCTACAGCTAATGGACTTTGATCGGTTTCATTTTCCTCTAAAGATTCTTGTTCCATCCAATCATTATTCAACATTGAACTTGTTTTATTGTGATCGACTCCCACTATGTAATAGACAACAATCGCACCAATTACCAGGAAACCAATAAACATGACTAACTTGTTTTGTTGGACAATCTTTTTCATAAATAATCTACCCTTTCTGTAGTATGACATCTTTAGGTTTTGTGTTTTTGGCATAATACCCCTTCATGATTCATAGCATGTAGGAGAGTCGGTCTGTAAGAGGAGGAATGGATAATGGAAATTGGGATTATTGGTACAGGAAACATGGGGAGGATATTAATAGAAGCACTGCTGGATGGAAAGGCCGTTTCCTCTTCCTCCATGATCATAACAAATAGAACTCTAATTAAAGCAATTGCCATTCAAGAAAATTACCCAGATCTATGCATTACTCAGCATATAGAGGAGATTGGAAAACGAGCAGATTTAATCTTTATTTGTGTAAAACCCCATGACGTGTATGATGTCACAAGAAGGCTTAAACCGTTTCTCACAAAAGATAAATGTGTGATTTCGATCACAAGTCCAATTAGCGTTAATCAACTGGAGTCGGTTCTCCCGTGCTCTGTTGCCAGAGTTATACCGAGTATTACAAACCGGGCTCTTACTGGGGTTAGTTTATTAACATATGGAAAGAACTGTGAGGAACAATGGAAAAGCAGGATAAAAGAGGTAATGGGGCATATTTCCAGACCACTCGAAATCAAAGATGAGATTACCAGAGTTGCATCTGATATTGTTAGCTGCGGGCCTGCCTTTTATAGCTATTTAACACAACGATTTATCCAAGCGGCTGTTCATGAGACACAAATTGATCAAGAGACAGCGACAATATTGGCAAGTGAAATGTTAATCGGCCTTGGGGAGTTACTTCGAAATGGGTTTTATACATTACCAACTTTACAGGAAAAGGTTTGCGTGAAGGGCGGTATAACAGGCGAAGGAATTAAAGTATTAGAAAATGAAATAGGAGATATGTTTGAACAATTATTTCAGGCTACACACTTAAAGTTCGAAGACGACTTGGCTATTGTAAGAGGACAATACATTAAGTAAATAGTTCTAGTTCTATTCGTTAAACCCTCTTTTTTTAAAAAAAATACAAAAAAATATTTCCCCCTGTAAGCGCAGTTCCTTTTACAGGGGGGCTTTATCGATTACGAAACTTTTCGTGCGGTAAATAAAATTCTTTCAGATTCGCTTTCAGGCTTAGTGTTATTAAAATCTGCTGTAATTGCAAGAACTTCAAAACCAGTGTTCTCTAACCATTGGGTATAACGCTCAACAGGAAATGTTCGTTGAAAATGAAGTTCGTCATAACGTTCGTATTGATTGGTAGAGTTGTCTCGTTGAAAGAAAGTTAACTCATGTTCAACACTATCGGAATGTTCCCCTGCAAAACATTGCCAGATATAGCTAATCTCTTCCCCATTATAAGCATAGGTTTGATTGATAAACAATTCGTTCATCTTATAAAGAGAGTGAACATCAAATAGGAATAATCCCCCTGGAATTAAATGTTGATGAACTCTTTCAAACGTCCGGATCACTTCTTCTTCACTTTGTAAGTAATTAAGCGAATCACAGAAAGTACCGATCAAATCAAATTCACCTATGGCTTCTATTTCTGACATATCCTGTTGAATTAAAAACAATG is a genomic window of Niallia sp. XMNu-256 containing:
- a CDS encoding class I SAM-dependent methyltransferase, with product MTYGNFAQIYDELMQDVPYEKWVEFVKNQKELYRVTGNRFLDLACGTGEVSLRLARAGFSVTGVDLSAEMLTVAGEKAEKTGSSLFLIQQDMSEIEAIGEFDLIGTFCDSLNYLQSEEEVIRTFERVHQHLIPGGLFLFDVHSLYKMNELFINQTYAYNGEEISYIWQCFAGEHSDSVEHELTFFQRDNSTNQYERYDELHFQRTFPVERYTQWLENTGFEVLAITADFNNTKPESESERILFTARKVS
- a CDS encoding helix-hairpin-helix domain-containing protein gives rise to the protein MKKIVQQNKLVMFIGFLVIGAIVVYYIVGVDHNKTSSMLNNDWMEQESLEENETDQSPLAVEEKIVVDVKGAVHSPGVYECQPGDRVKDVIERAGGLLEHADQNSINLAMKLEDEMVLYFPVVGEEIIDVTNGRGIGVEKGDGKININKASQSELQTLTGIGPSKADAIIEFREQNGPFKAIEDLKKISGIGEKTFEKLKDEISI
- the comER gene encoding late competence protein ComER gives rise to the protein MEIGIIGTGNMGRILIEALLDGKAVSSSSMIITNRTLIKAIAIQENYPDLCITQHIEEIGKRADLIFICVKPHDVYDVTRRLKPFLTKDKCVISITSPISVNQLESVLPCSVARVIPSITNRALTGVSLLTYGKNCEEQWKSRIKEVMGHISRPLEIKDEITRVASDIVSCGPAFYSYLTQRFIQAAVHETQIDQETATILASEMLIGLGELLRNGFYTLPTLQEKVCVKGGITGEGIKVLENEIGDMFEQLFQATHLKFEDDLAIVRGQYIK